Within the Saccharomonospora amisosensis genome, the region CGGTACAGCTCGAGCAGTTCCAGGTGCGCGGCGGCGGAGAGGTTGTTCGAAAGCGAGTGCAGGTGGAACCCGGCGAACCGGATACCGGGAAGTTCGATCACGGTGCGCACCGCCTCGCCGAGCCGCGCCTCTTCGATACCGAACTGGGTCGGCCTGCCCGCCATCGCGAGCGTGGCGGGAGGGAACCCGGCTGAGAGGTTCACCCGTAGCAGTACCCGAGCCGTGCGGCCGGTGCGCAGGGCGGCATCGGAGATCCGGTGCAGTTCGAGCACGCTTTCGGCGTGCAGGCGCGAGACACCCTGCCGCAGCGACTGGCTGATCTCAGCTGGAGTCTTGGCGGGTCCGCCGAACAGTGTCTCCCGTGCGCCGGCTGCGCTCGCCTTGGCCAGCTCTCCGCCGGAGGCGACCTCGAACCCTGCCACGATGGGTGCGAGCGTGCGAAGCAGCGGCGGCGCGCTGTTGGCCTTCATCGCGTAGAACATCCGGCAGCGCGGCGGCAACGCCGCAACCACCGCGCTCGCGTGCCGGGCCAACGCGTCGAGGTCGTAGCGGTAGCGGCAGATCGGCTCGTTGTCAGTCATGGTGCGCGAGCGGGTTGGGTGCTGGGTGCAGCCGGGGCTCGGTGTCCGGAAGCAGCCTTCGGGTGGTGAGCTTCTCCACCGACACGGTGGGCTTGTGAAGGTCGAAGATCGCGCTCGGGAACCGTTCCCGGTAGGTGCGAAGACATCCGCGCACGACGGCCCAGAAGTCGCGTTCGTCCAGTCCGTAGTTGTCGGCGAGGAACATCGCGAGCTCACCGAGGTTGACGAAGCAGAACGCGTCGAGCAGGAAGTCGGCGACGAGGTCGGGGTCGTCGGTCTCGACGAAGGAGTTGCGGTTGCCGTGATGCGCCGGGGTGGCCCGCAGCGTCGGGCAGCGGCTGGGCTGGGCCAGGTGTGCGCGACTGAACCGCACACCGTCGTGGAAGTCGCGCAGTGCCACCCTTGTCGGCAGGCCGTCTCGGTGCAGCAGCACCATGTTCTGCGCGTGTGCCTCCAGCGCGACACCGTGTTCGCACAGCAGCCGCACCAACGGAAGCACGGCTACCTTGCTGAGCCGACGCAGCCAGCTTTCGAGCCCGTGCTCGCTCACCCAGTCGTCGATCAGCGGGCTGCCGTCGGCGGCCCTCGCGGTCAGCGCGGTGAACGGTGCGGCCTGCTCGCCGGGGTCGAGCCGGGGGTGCAGGCTCTCCCGCCACACGCAGCCGAGCGTGCCGTAGCCGGCTTCGCGGAGCAGGCCCTTGTCGGCGGTGACGGCCGTGCCGAGCAGCTCCCGTAGCAGCACCGGCCGCCATTCGTCTCGCAGCACCGGGTCCGTGCACACCAGCTCGTACAACCAGTCGGAGATCAGCGGTGCGTTGTGCACGGTATGTGGAGCCAGCACCCGGCTGGTGGAGGTGTTCACCAGCGACATGGCCAGCTTCAGGTAAGGCCGGTCCGGATTGTCCACACAAGACAGCGTGCGGATGGACTGCTGAGCTGTGAAGGTGTCCGGGTCCTCACCGAGCACCACCAACTCGTCGGTGCGTAGCTGTTCGGCGTAGGTGTGGCAGATGCGCTCGCGCCACTGCCACGGGTGTACGGGCAGCAATGTGTAGTCGTCGCCGGGCAGCGGGTCGAACGCTGAACCGAGCTGCGCGCGCAGGAACCCGGATTCCTCGACGCCGCGTGAGGCGTTGACCTCGGCGATGTCCCGGTTCACCGCCAGCCACAGTGGACGGATTGGCTGGGCGAACTCCGGACCGTAGGCAAGGTTGTCGACGAGGTCGAACCCGATCCGTGACTTGTAAGCCGGGTGGTAGCGATGCCCCTCGATGACTTGGCTCTCCAGCGTGTCGTAATCGGTCTTGACGGTCTCCCCTTCGCGCA harbors:
- a CDS encoding IucA/IucC family protein, whose product is MNPELLRAALTAPSYPHVRRRVLRQLFESLLYEEAIDQGVNGTLIGANGVRYTYTARRRETFGRVTVDELLRDGEEPTSVGVLLSELAEHIEADPEHLARFTKELEETLLKDAVAHHLREGETVKTDYDTLESQVIEGHRYHPAYKSRIGFDLVDNLAYGPEFAQPIRPLWLAVNRDIAEVNASRGVEESGFLRAQLGSAFDPLPGDDYTLLPVHPWQWRERICHTYAEQLRTDELVVLGEDPDTFTAQQSIRTLSCVDNPDRPYLKLAMSLVNTSTSRVLAPHTVHNAPLISDWLYELVCTDPVLRDEWRPVLLRELLGTAVTADKGLLREAGYGTLGCVWRESLHPRLDPGEQAAPFTALTARAADGSPLIDDWVSEHGLESWLRRLSKVAVLPLVRLLCEHGVALEAHAQNMVLLHRDGLPTRVALRDFHDGVRFSRAHLAQPSRCPTLRATPAHHGNRNSFVETDDPDLVADFLLDAFCFVNLGELAMFLADNYGLDERDFWAVVRGCLRTYRERFPSAIFDLHKPTVSVEKLTTRRLLPDTEPRLHPAPNPLAHHD